Genomic window (Romboutsia lituseburensis):
TAAAAGTTCCCTCCTGTCGTACTTGAGGTTCCCAGGTGTCGTATTAAAAGTTCTCTCCTGTCGTACTTGAGGTTCCCAGGTGTCGTATTAAAGTTCCCTCCTGTCGTATTTAGATTAAGATTTATTAGTAGTTTCAATGTGTTAGAGTATGTCTAAATACTATTAAATACTATAAATATTCTTTAAATACTAAGTAAAGACTAGTAAAGATATTTTTTAGCAATAGATGCTGTTGTTGACAGCATAACTAAATAGTGTTTTTCTGTCCTACATCTCTAAAACTAATGCCATTATAATCTAATTATATGGATTTTAAGAGTATTTTCAGTAAATATATCTATATCGCTTTTTTACATTTTTTATAGCTATAAATAATTGAGATTATAATTAATGTATTAGATAATAAAGTATAAACACTCGCTTTCATAATATCCTCCTGCCATGGGCTAAACTTACCATATAATGGATTTAAAAAAAATAGAAAAAATATACTTGATAAAATCATAAGTATAAAGCTTAAAATATATTTATGATTAGTTTTTAATATAGATATTGATGTAATTACACTTATTATGAAAAGAGCATGTAATAGATTTGATACTTCTTTATAAACAAATGGGGAACTAGGACCATCTGTAATATATAAAAATGCTGTTATACATGTACCAAATAAATAAACTATAATACCTATTTTAGATATAAATTCAAAACCTTTATTATCTTGCATATAGTAACATCTCCCTTGCACTTAATAATATTAAATATTTAATTATCACCTATTATTAACCTTCCCAATACATGTAAACTCTATGTTTTATATATTGGGAAGGTTAATTCATATACTCAATGATTTTATAACACAATCATATAAATGAATGTTTAAAAGTTCCCTCCTGTCGTATTTAAAAATTAGAAAATAAATTAAAAATGATAATTATTTTCAAAAACATATTGACATTATCAAAATGATAATTTAGAATTAAAAATGAAATTCATTATTAATACGAAACTTTAAGGTTGGAAGGAGACATATAATGAGACTAGTATATTCATTATTATTCATAGTTACATTTGCACTAATTTTTACATCTAGTATCAGAAAACATTCTAAAATCTATTACTCTATAGCTACGGCCCTAGCTAGTGCTACTATAGTTTATGAAATTTATAGATTAATAACAAGTACAAAATTACAAGGATTTATAGGAGAGTTTGAAAAGGCCTTTATGAAGGGAAATGTTTCAATTGGATTTTTCATTCTTGTAATGTTTGCGGGAGCATTAAACCCTAGATGGAAGTTAACTAAAAAGTTATTAAGTATAAGAACAGAATCTGCTATATTAGCATGTATTCTTTTAATTCCTCATGGTGTTATGTATGCTGTTCGTTTTATAAACAAAATATTAGTACATAAACCTATAACAACACTTTATGTAGTATATCTAATGGTTGGTCTAGTTGCTTTTGTAATGATGATACCTTTATTTATAACATCATTTAAAAGTGTTAGGGATAAAATGACAAATAAGGAATGGAAAAAGCTACAAAGATGGGCATATCCATTTTATTTATTAACTTATATTCATATAGTACTTGCTCTTCTTAATGATGATGAAGTAGATATTATGAAGTTAAGTGTATATACAGTATTATTTGTAGGTTACTTTATAATGAAACTAATAAAGTATTCTAAGTTAAAAAATAAAAGTAGTTTAATAACTAATCAGCTTTTATATGATTATTAAATTAATATAAAAATAAGGCACATAATGATTATGTGCCTTATTTTTTAATATATAATATTATTCATATTTTAACTTTTTAAAGTATCCATTTAAAATGCTGCTATCTTGTGATGTATATATACCGCTTTTGCCTGCAAATACATAACTCACTACACAAGCAATAAATATAAATCCAATATTAGCTGATCCAAATAGTTCAATTCCCATTATAAAAGATGCTATAGGAGTTTTTGTAGCTCCAGCAAATACACCTATCATTCCAAGTCCTGCTAAAAACTCAATTGGAAGTCCTACTATTGATGCTAATAAGTTACCTAATGTCGTTCCAATTACAAATAGCGGAGTAACTTCTCCACCTTGAAATCCTACAGCAAGAGTAAGCGCTGTTAAAAATAGTTTTATTATAAATGCTTCATCAGGAACAGGTTGTT
Coding sequences:
- a CDS encoding ferric reductase-like transmembrane domain-containing protein codes for the protein MRLVYSLLFIVTFALIFTSSIRKHSKIYYSIATALASATIVYEIYRLITSTKLQGFIGEFEKAFMKGNVSIGFFILVMFAGALNPRWKLTKKLLSIRTESAILACILLIPHGVMYAVRFINKILVHKPITTLYVVYLMVGLVAFVMMIPLFITSFKSVRDKMTNKEWKKLQRWAYPFYLLTYIHIVLALLNDDEVDIMKLSVYTVLFVGYFIMKLIKYSKLKNKSSLITNQLLYDY